One Natrarchaeobaculum sulfurireducens genomic window carries:
- a CDS encoding GIDE domain-containing protein: MNEIITVIVILSAGIMMIAYSIKPFRKLRAIKKSDEISISAALCRGNMVQISGTVIGYGNSIKSPIEGKECVVYEYKISKTSRDSADPENDHYWKDLEKTKESVDFMLEDHTGTAHINVDSSDISLTHDSRYTISGSSSVPTTATGDPIPFDPTNFDFKDRLRFTEGTIRPGDWISVIGTFSGTKTDGRENVEITSDDIIYIFDKDTGDKISSLQKTAIGTFIFGFVFTSFALVYVVLELL; encoded by the coding sequence ATGAATGAAATTATCACTGTTATAGTAATTCTGTCGGCCGGAATCATGATGATTGCGTATTCTATCAAACCATTTCGAAAATTGAGAGCGATTAAAAAATCAGATGAAATATCGATATCAGCAGCATTATGTCGGGGAAATATGGTACAAATAAGTGGAACTGTTATAGGTTATGGCAATTCGATAAAATCTCCAATCGAAGGTAAAGAATGTGTTGTATACGAATATAAAATCTCTAAAACTTCAAGAGATAGTGCAGATCCAGAAAATGACCACTATTGGAAAGATTTGGAAAAAACAAAAGAATCTGTTGATTTCATGCTTGAGGACCATACTGGAACGGCCCATATAAATGTCGATAGTTCTGACATTTCACTCACACACGATTCGAGATACACAATATCTGGTTCATCCTCAGTCCCGACTACAGCCACAGGAGACCCGATCCCGTTTGATCCAACAAACTTTGATTTCAAAGACAGGTTGCGATTTACTGAAGGAACCATAAGGCCGGGTGACTGGATATCTGTCATTGGAACATTCAGTGGAACTAAAACGGATGGCCGTGAAAATGTTGAAATAACTTCTGATGATATAATATACATCTTTGATAAAGACACCGGCGACAAAATTAGCAGTTTACAGAAAACAGCAATTGGTACCTTCATATTTGGGTTTGTTTTCACATCCTTTGCATTAGTCTATGTTGTTTTAGAATTATTATAG
- a CDS encoding ABC transporter ATP-binding protein, whose amino-acid sequence MTNTNYAIETSGLTKRFGTTVAVDGVDLSVPEGSVYGFLGPNGAGKTTTMRMLTSLTKPTSGDAWIEGNPVSDRDAIRASIGYLPEDPPVFDELTGLEQLEYFARLRDIPPDEADQRIDHWMDRFDLTADAGKRIDDYSKGMRQKVGLIQALLHEPAVVFLDEPTSGLDPRAARTVLDVITEVTAAGQTVFLSTHILSVVEELADLVGVLYEGRLVTEGTPIELTAQVETDAGSTLEDVFLAVTTDRATSPDV is encoded by the coding sequence ATGACGAACACGAATTACGCGATCGAGACGTCCGGTTTGACTAAACGATTCGGGACCACCGTTGCTGTCGATGGCGTCGATTTATCTGTTCCCGAGGGAAGTGTCTACGGCTTTCTCGGTCCGAACGGTGCCGGAAAGACGACGACCATGCGGATGTTAACCTCACTGACGAAGCCGACGAGTGGCGACGCGTGGATCGAAGGGAATCCGGTTTCTGACCGTGATGCCATCCGTGCATCGATTGGCTACCTTCCCGAAGACCCACCTGTGTTCGACGAACTCACCGGCCTCGAGCAACTGGAGTACTTCGCTCGATTGCGAGACATCCCCCCGGACGAGGCCGACCAGCGGATCGATCACTGGATGGACCGATTCGACCTGACGGCCGATGCCGGAAAACGAATCGACGATTACTCGAAGGGAATGCGCCAGAAAGTCGGTCTCATTCAGGCCCTATTGCACGAACCTGCGGTCGTCTTCCTCGACGAGCCGACCAGCGGTCTCGATCCTCGAGCGGCCCGAACCGTCCTCGACGTTATCACAGAGGTTACGGCAGCAGGTCAGACGGTATTTCTCTCGACGCACATCCTTTCTGTCGTCGAAGAACTCGCGGATCTCGTCGGCGTCCTCTACGAGGGCCGACTCGTCACGGAGGGGACGCCTATCGAGTTGACTGCTCAGGTCGAGACTGATGCTGGATCGACCCTCGAGGATGTATTCCTTGCTGTCACGACCGATCGTGCGACCTCACCGGACGTCTAA
- a CDS encoding M48 family metallopeptidase has product MRLTGPIGLAARAVLAGTITVGALLVSAYTVTVFVTAFLMILPMQLGLLEITETRFLWALAVGSVLTLPCFALVIAHAIRRERQHLLEGTVSTDSVDTEAARILEATATRLAKQFGIATPEVRLHPSNEPLAYTTSGPTDPVVAIRRQGTPFVVVSRGVVRMLSRAELEAVLAHEFAHVGNDDLQLTSWLLVPLFAAEFIYENDENEKWQFDPFGWTITAVALVGLGVFSRGRELAADRAAVEATGDPGTLASALERLADRRSRRPATDLRHTQSRSAVNVLPTLNEAGDLSGFRATHPPLEVRLEQLRSVAA; this is encoded by the coding sequence ATGCGACTGACGGGACCAATCGGTCTGGCCGCTCGTGCCGTTCTCGCGGGCACTATCACTGTCGGGGCGTTGCTCGTGAGCGCATACACGGTCACGGTCTTCGTCACGGCGTTCCTCATGATTCTCCCGATGCAGCTTGGGCTGCTAGAGATCACCGAAACACGATTCTTGTGGGCGCTCGCCGTCGGTTCCGTGCTCACTCTCCCCTGTTTCGCACTCGTCATCGCCCACGCAATCAGGCGAGAGCGACAGCATCTGCTCGAGGGAACTGTCAGCACTGACTCGGTCGACACCGAAGCGGCCCGGATACTCGAGGCTACGGCGACCCGTCTTGCTAAACAGTTTGGCATCGCTACACCCGAGGTCCGACTACATCCGTCGAACGAGCCGCTTGCGTACACGACGTCCGGACCGACTGATCCCGTCGTCGCCATTCGACGGCAAGGAACGCCGTTCGTGGTAGTTTCGAGAGGGGTCGTCAGGATGCTCTCGAGGGCGGAACTTGAGGCTGTGCTCGCCCACGAATTCGCCCATGTGGGGAACGACGATCTGCAGTTGACCTCGTGGCTCCTCGTCCCACTGTTCGCCGCCGAGTTCATCTACGAGAACGACGAGAACGAGAAGTGGCAGTTCGATCCATTCGGCTGGACGATCACGGCCGTCGCGCTCGTCGGGCTGGGCGTATTCTCGCGCGGTCGGGAACTCGCAGCTGATCGGGCTGCCGTTGAGGCAACCGGCGATCCCGGCACACTCGCGTCGGCTCTCGAACGCCTTGCCGACCGTCGCTCACGACGACCAGCGACTGATCTCCGCCACACTCAGTCGCGGAGCGCAGTCAACGTCCTGCCGACACTCAACGAAGCCGGTGATCTGAGTGGCTTTCGTGCGACACATCCCCCGCTGGAGGTGCGTCTCGAGCAGCTTCGGTCGGTGGCTGCCTGA
- a CDS encoding M48 family metallopeptidase, whose amino-acid sequence MQPLWMTFGLWLRMLIASLIAALGIATLLVIEFVMIAGVTVVFLTLAPWALAVCLLLVVPWLVVATAYRWVIPAPLVVGRLGHDPLSEAFELLARGIASPDTREVLRSSAVAFGLLVAWFIGFVFVETSSLTPFRAVAPLAVVAGVVGSLVLTGRLIADELGEGGSVQRRLEEEICVFERDELDADDTERLEDLQARLDRLANQAGVPAPTVRLGRERTPIAATVGVRPETSAIVLSRGLCEQLSDRELEGVLAHELAHVLNRDAAILTFLSIPRVKAHTMLETEQDGHRNPYHHPIVAIPIFVVAGLSRWVSTVVARYREYVADRSAVAITGDPAALASALETLDRDLKSRPSRDLREHRSTTVFSIVPPPWEEHPFFDRTRWFIVRRIFGTHPPTEKRIDRLRETD is encoded by the coding sequence ATGCAACCACTGTGGATGACGTTCGGGCTCTGGCTTCGAATGCTTATCGCCAGCCTTATTGCCGCGCTTGGGATTGCAACGCTGCTCGTCATCGAGTTCGTGATGATCGCTGGCGTCACGGTGGTGTTCTTGACGCTCGCTCCGTGGGCGCTCGCCGTCTGCCTGCTTCTCGTCGTTCCCTGGCTCGTCGTCGCGACCGCCTACCGGTGGGTGATACCGGCCCCACTCGTGGTCGGTCGTCTCGGCCACGACCCCTTATCCGAAGCGTTCGAACTACTGGCACGCGGTATCGCGAGTCCCGATACTCGCGAGGTGCTTCGCTCAAGCGCCGTCGCCTTCGGACTGCTCGTTGCCTGGTTCATCGGTTTCGTTTTCGTCGAAACTAGTTCGCTGACGCCGTTTCGAGCCGTCGCTCCGCTCGCTGTTGTCGCCGGGGTCGTCGGTTCGCTCGTTCTGACTGGACGCCTCATCGCCGACGAACTGGGCGAGGGCGGCAGCGTCCAGCGACGACTCGAGGAGGAGATTTGCGTGTTTGAGCGCGACGAACTGGACGCCGACGATACTGAGCGCCTCGAGGATCTGCAGGCCCGCCTCGACCGGCTCGCGAACCAGGCGGGCGTTCCGGCCCCGACCGTTCGACTCGGTCGTGAACGGACGCCGATCGCAGCCACCGTCGGCGTCCGGCCAGAGACGTCAGCGATCGTCCTCTCGCGTGGACTGTGCGAGCAGCTTTCGGACCGTGAACTCGAGGGCGTCCTCGCCCACGAACTTGCTCACGTGCTTAACCGCGACGCGGCAATACTGACGTTCCTGTCGATCCCGCGGGTGAAAGCCCACACGATGCTCGAGACCGAACAGGACGGCCACCGAAACCCGTACCACCACCCGATCGTTGCCATTCCCATATTCGTCGTCGCCGGTCTGAGTCGGTGGGTCAGCACCGTCGTCGCTCGCTATCGCGAGTACGTCGCCGATCGGAGCGCCGTCGCGATCACCGGCGATCCCGCAGCACTGGCCAGTGCCCTCGAGACGCTGGATCGCGACCTCAAGTCTCGTCCCTCGAGGGACCTTCGTGAACACCGGTCGACGACGGTGTTCTCGATCGTGCCGCCACCGTGGGAGGAACACCCCTTCTTCGATCGGACCAGGTGGTTCATCGTGCGTCGAATCTTTGGCACGCACCCCCCGACCGAGAAACGCATCGATCGACTCCGCGAGACCGACTAG